The following nucleotide sequence is from Bactrocera oleae isolate idBacOlea1 chromosome 2, idBacOlea1, whole genome shotgun sequence.
TCTTCTTCCGTTTAAATGCTCTATGACATTTACTTCTACAAAATCTGAAAAtctaagcaaaaaatatattataatttagatttatattaatatatatacatatattaaattattacaattgctatcgacatttattttactttgtcCAAATTTGACCCGAtactttcaaaacaaaaacaaaatcggcAGTAACACTTACTTTGCAATCGTTTCGCACAAACTGTATCCCGTGTCCAGGATAAACTTTGCTGGAACAAAAGTAACACGTTTCTATACGCATTTTTGctgaattttatgaaaatagcaagaaaattcaacaaattttttaactgcgCACACACGTGTTGTTTTTGCTAGGAGGTAAACtgggaaagaaaaaaaaaacagacagaaACGAAACTGTCAAAAATTTCGATAATCGAAATTCTACTATTTATTATTGCACAAAAGTTGCCACTTTTCCTTAACCGTCAAAGATAGAGTTGATGTTATTTGTGTAAatgatattacaaaatttattgcaaaatagtaaaatatttaaatttaaaatatatatatatatacatatattagaaataaGTTTCATGTATTTTAATCTATTAAAATATGTAGTCACAGatcatgatatacgttctcGTCACAGAAGGAAATAGTTTGCGAGCTACTACGTTGACCAgctgtttattaatttatttatcgtCCTGGAGTAATGTGTTGATTAACAACGTCAATTGTTCATTAAagtaattaagaaataaatgtaaggaaatagtttttaacaaatacaTTATCAATTGGCATACACAAAACAAATCTTCTCCGCCACATCAGCATTGCAGTGCTCCACAGTCGGTAGCTAAGTAAGgtatttcttttctatttgaAATTTGCCACATAAGTATAATTgctaaaacatttatattttatagtaatgTGCAATAAATTCGTATAATTGATGAGACGGTTCATTGGAATAAATTTTACAATGAGGGTGCGCGTTtcctaatttttattaaattaagctCGATTTGTAAGCTTAATACAGTGCACAAATGCATTTCCTGGGGCGCGCTAATCACACACATAACCCGAGTTACAGTTCAGCCACACCAATCCACAATAATTCTTACGAATATCGACAGCTTGAAAGCACCCCGCGCACGTCACATCACACAAATATATCTCATTCACGTTCCGTGATGTATACACGCGATTGGCGTTCAGCCCTACGTACACCACCTACATACAGAATTGGAAATCGGACATTACGATTCAATTTCCACTTTGCGCTATTAATCATTTGTGCAATTGTATTATGCTTCTTATTTGCTTACGTTCGTACGGGATCACAATCTTCTTCTGATGCAGCGTGGCTCAAAACCTATAGTAGTTCTACACGTAGTAGTACATCTGATAAAACACCAAACAATAGCGATGCTGAGGTTTATATTGCTAAATATCCACTCACAGCTCCATTTGTTGGGCATGCCAACGAGGTAATATATCGCATAGCTATAGTAGCCGATTTGGACACCAATTCGAAAGTTCTTAAAAAAGACGGAAGCACTGTATGGCAAAGCCGTTTGAAAAAGGGACATTTAACATATCGTAGATCAAAACcagaaattacaattaaatggAACGGCGGAGAACCTGTAATATTAGAATCTAGCTTTTCTCTAAAAGGACGTGGCATGGAATTATCGGAGCTCGTAACATTTAATGGAAGATTACTTAGCTTCGACGACCGGACTGGTTTAGTTTATGATATTACTAACGATAAACCAATTCCATGGATTATATTGCTTGATGGAAATGGGCGAAATAGTAAGGGTTTCAAAGCAGAATGGGCTACTGTAAAAGATCAACAATTATATGTTGGTT
It contains:
- the LOC106618121 gene encoding apyrase; this translates as MHFLGRANHTHNPSYSSATPIHNNSYEYRQLESTPRTSHHTNISHSRSVMYTRDWRSALRTPPTYRIGNRTLRFNFHFALLIICAIVLCFLFAYVRTGSQSSSDAAWLKTYSSSTRSSTSDKTPNNSDAEVYIAKYPLTAPFVGHANEVIYRIAIVADLDTNSKVLKKDGSTVWQSRLKKGHLTYRRSKPEITIKWNGGEPVILESSFSLKGRGMELSELVTFNGRLLSFDDRTGLVYDITNDKPIPWIILLDGNGRNSKGFKAEWATVKDQQLYVGSMGKEWTTSAGEFENENPMYVKVISPSGEVRSVDWAFNFKFLRQEAMQINWPGYMIHESGVWSSVQKKWYFLPRRCSREKYNETRDEHMGCNLLISADERFTNINTVTLDPLNTSPTHGFSSFKFVPNTDDKIIVATKSEELDGKTSTFITAFDTEGHTILPEQRIDTDLKYEGIEFI